The sequence below is a genomic window from Ignavibacteriales bacterium.
AAGGGAAAAATCCAAACCGGATTTTTTGGGTGGTATTTTATTCAGTGTAAAATCTTTACTGGTTCAAAATTATAAACCCGTTTTATCGGGACTGACGCTTTTAATTTTCGGGCTGTTACTCGGATATCTTTTCTTTTATCAGCCTGCTGACCCTGTACTGCTCACCGATAACGGTAGTCCCAATAATGGTGTAAGTTCAGTTTTGAACAGTAATGATGTAAGAATTTCTAATGTCAGGTTTTTAGACCAGGATGTTTCCGACGGGGAAGTGGAGTTTGTATTTGAGGCTATCAGACCAATGCGTATTAAAGGAAGAATTGATGATGAAAATATTAAGAATATCCTAACTTACTCAATACTAAATGATGATAACCCGGGCACGCGGTTAAACACACTGAGTCTTATAAATTCCAAAGAATCACCTTCAATGGATATGGAAATTAAATCTGCAGTACTCGATGTAGTAATGTATGATGAGAATACGGGAGTGAGACGCGAAGCATTTAAACTGCTAACTAAATTCCCGTATGATGAAGAAATTAAACAAACTTACCTGTACGTGCTTATGAACGATTCAAGTTCAAGCATGAGGATAGATGCTATGAAAGCTCTGGTTGATGCAGGTAAAGGCGGGTATAAATTCAGCCCGGATGATCTTTCAGTTTTCAAGGAGAAGATGCGAACTGATGAAAACAACTATATACGTTACTACGCAAAAACTGTTTTACAGGAGAACAAATAACATGAAAAAATCTGCTTTGCATCTTTTGCTCATTCTAGGATTACTCTTCATTTCAACCGGTGAAGTGTCAGCACAGTCATCAAAGACTTTTAAAGTCGGTAAAGGAGGAACACTTGATATCGTTACAACTTTCGGTGATATCAAAATTAAGTCCTGGGATAAAAATGAAATTCTCGTTAAGTATGATATTGATGAGGATGAAGAAATCTACAGCGGCATAAAATTTAATCAGAATGGAAATGACCTGACAATCAGAGCTACACAAGGGTATGGAACTTCATTTGACATAACTGTACCCGTGAATTTTAATCTGAAAATTGTCACCTCTGCAGGCGATATTCATCTGGTTAACGCTATTACAGGTGAAGTAAATGCGAGCACATCAGGAGGAGATGTAACCTTGAGTGATGTGACCGGTAAAGTGAAACTTACTACCGGAGGTGGTGATGTTCGAACAGGAAATATAAAAGGAACCGCGACTGTAAGTTCAAGCGGTGGAGATCTGAATGCCGGTGTGGTAGACGGTGACGCAGTATTTACAACCGGCGGCGGAAATGTTCAGATTGCCACCGGCAGTAAAACACTGACCGTGTCGACAGCAGGTGGAAATGTTTCTGTTGGAAACACAGGTGGTAACGCGACCGTTACAACCGGCGGCGGAAATATTTCTCTTGGTAAAGTTGGCGGCACTGCAGTCGTTAAAACCGGCGGCGGCGATATTAAAGTTGACAATGTATCCGGCGATGTTAAAGGTGTTACAGGTTCAGGAAATATTACTCTTCACTCAAGTGAAGATAAGGTAAATGTCGTATCGGGATCAGGTGATCTTGTTGTCAGTTTTTATCCCGGTGCTTCAGGTGATAGTAAAGTTGTAACGGGGTTTGGTGATATAAAATTATATATCCCGGAAAATTCAAGAACAACAATCGTCGCAAAGGTCAGAGAAGGAGGTTGGGGTGATTCTAAAAATAATGATGCTATCAAATCTGATTTCCCGATAACAACAGAAAATAAGGACGGAATTTCAATCATCACACATTATCAGTTAAACGGCGGCGGAAGTACAATTTATGTTGAGACAGGCTCTGGAACAATTGAGTTAAGAAAACTTAAGAAATAAACCTCAGCGGGAAACATTAATTAATCTAAACCGTCTTAACAAATGTAAACGAAGGTGATGAATGAAAATATTAATTTTACTGCTGTTGGTTGCATTAGCAAAAACAAATGCCGCACAGGGTGAAACACCAAAAGAACTGAAAAAAACAATCCCGGCTCATAAGATATCCGAGACTATTGAACTGGATGGGGCATTAAGCGAAAAAATCTGGTTGAACGCACAAGGCTTTAGCACCTTTACCCAAAAAGATCCTGTTGAAGGTGCGCCTGCGACAGAACAAACTGTTGTAACAATCGCTTATGA
It includes:
- a CDS encoding zf-HC2 domain-containing protein, which encodes MEHRNFEELVHLSVFGELKKTERVLLEAHLSECVDCREELESLLKLKSILNKNRSVEVDDKLLNEARMELRSAIRREKSKPDFLGGILFSVKSLLVQNYKPVLSGLTLLIFGLLLGYLFFYQPADPVLLTDNGSPNNGVSSVLNSNDVRISNVRFLDQDVSDGEVEFVFEAIRPMRIKGRIDDENIKNILTYSILNDDNPGTRLNTLSLINSKESPSMDMEIKSAVLDVVMYDENTGVRREAFKLLTKFPYDEEIKQTYLYVLMNDSSSSMRIDAMKALVDAGKGGYKFSPDDLSVFKEKMRTDENNYIRYYAKTVLQENK